The following coding sequences are from one Ornithodoros turicata isolate Travis chromosome 1, ASM3712646v1, whole genome shotgun sequence window:
- the LOC135385317 gene encoding putative nuclease HARBI1, which produces MMELREVNELEQLDDFERYSWTRTIRDRLDPFTTWSGTGFKRRYRFSKDTVRFIIDTVRPDLPASELNCAIAPELQVLSALRFFAKGCYQDDASDMHGFSQPTQSWIVRRVAEALASRRSTFIKFPLSPAEQEGAKHKFQRRFSFPLTLGVIDGTHVRIKSPGGPTAQMYVNRKGYHSLRSSSVQRCKCCAESAWL; this is translated from the coding sequence ATGATGGAGCTGCGGGAAGTTAACGAACTCGAACAGCTAGATGATTTTGAAAGGTACTCATGGACGAGAACTATCAGAGATCGTCTAGATCCTTTCACAACATGGAGCGGTACAGGTTTCAAGCGCCGATACCGTTTCTCGAAGGACACCGTACGGTTCATTATCGACACTGTGCGGCCTGACCTGCCGGCGAGCGAACTCAACTGTGCGATCGCACCGGAGCTGCAAGTGCTTAGCGCGTTGCGATTCTTCGCAAAGGGCTGCTATCAGGACGACGCCTCCGACATGCACGGGTTCAGTCAACCCACGCAGTCATGGATCGTCAGAAGAGTTGCCGAAGCCCTAGCCAGCAGGCGGTCCACTTTCATAAAATTTCCGCTGTCCCCAGCTGAGCAAGAAGGAGCAAAGCACAAATTCCAGAGAAGATTTAGCTTCCCATTGACCTTGGGTGTTATAGATGGCACCCATGTGCGGATTAAGAGCCCTGGCGGACCGACTGCACAGATGTATGTCAACAGGAAAGGATATCACTCTCTGCGGAGTAGCAGTGTGCAAAGATGCAAGTGTTGTGCTGAATCGGCATGGCTATAG